The nucleotide window CGGCGGGGCGAAACCCTGATTGTACCACTCTCGACATGAATTTCCACGTCCTGATGAAAGGTTCGGGTCAATGTACCACGTTTTCCTTTGATCGACACGGTCTGGTGATCCACCTTCACATCCACTCCAGAGGGTACGGGAATGGGTTTTTTGCCAATTCTCGACATCGTTTTTCCCCGTTAAAAAACGGTACAGATCAATTCGCCACCCACGCCCATTTCCCGTGCCTGGCGGGTTGAGACCACGCCTTTGCTTGTCGAGAGAATGGAGATGCCCAGTCCACGGTTGACCCGGGGAATGTCATCCTTGCCGAAGTAGAGACGCCGCCCTGGCGTCGAGCAACGGCGAATTTTTTCAATCACCGGTCGGCTGTTGTGATATTTCAGCTTGATGCGCAGGGCTGGCCAACCATCGGCCCCGTCGAATCTTTCGACACTGGCCACATACCCTTCCGTGACCAGGATCTGGCAAATGCGTTCCTTGATCTTGGAAAAGGGGAGTTCCACCATCCCTTTGCGTATGGCCTGGGCGTTGCGAATGCGGGTCAGCATATCGCTGATTGGATCGGTCATTCCCATGAAACAACTCCGAAATGCTCCAAATGTTACCAGGATGCCTTGATGATACCGGGAATTTCTCCGCGGAGCGCCAACTGGCGCACGCAGATCCGGCACATCGTGAACTTGCGCAAGTAGCCGCGTGGACGTGAGCAACGCTGACACCGGTTATAGGTCCGCACTTTGAATTTGGGCTTGCGCTTCGCTTTCGCGATCAACGATTTTTTGGCCATGAACAGATTCCCTGACGATCAATTCCTGAAGGGCATTCTGAAGCCACGCAACAGGGCCTTTGCTTCCTGATCGGTCCTGGCGGTGGTGACGATGATGATATCCATGCCGCGCACGGCATCCACCTTGTCATAGTTGATTTCCGGAAAAATGATCTGTTCCTTGATGCCCAGGGCATAGTTGCCGCGGCCATCGAAGGAGGTTCCGGAAACGCCGCGAAAGTCGCGGACACGGGGCAAGGCGGCATTGACCAACCTGTCGAGAAACTCGTACATGCGATCCCGACGCAGGGTGACCCGGCAGCCGATGGGCATTCCTTCGCGAATCTTGAATCCGGCGATGGATTTTCTGGCCTTGGTCATGACGGCTTTTTGTCCGGAGACGGCGGTCATGTCGTCGATTGCTCCCTGAAGGTGGCTTTTATCGACTGCGGCCTCCCCTACCCCCATGTTCAGGACGATTTTTTCCAGACGCGGGACCTGCATGATGTTGGTGTATTTAAACTCCTGCATCAGGGCGGGAACGATCTCCGACACATATATATCTTTCAACCTGCTGGACATCTTCTGTTCCTCATCCCTCATCAGCTATCGAGTACATCCCCGGAGCGGCAGGCGATACGAACTTTCCGGCCATCTTCCAGGATTTTTTTACCGATGCGCACCCCTTTACCCGTATCCGGATCCACGATCATGACGTTGGAGATATGGATGGGGGCCTCTTTTTCGATGATGCCACCCTCTTTGCCGGCGGCGGGTTTGGTATGGCGCTTGACCATGTTGAGTTTGGTTACCAGGACAGCGTGAGAATCGGGCAGCATTTGCAGGATTTCACCACGCTTGCCACTTTCCTTCCCGGCGATGACGACCACCTGGTCGCCTTTCTTCAGGTTGGTCCGGAAATTTCCTTTTTTCATGGCCTGCACCTACAACACTTCTGGAGCCAGGGAGACAATTTTCATGAAGTTGCGACTCCGCAACTCACGGGTCACCGGTCCGAATATACGGGTCCCGATCGGCTCGCCCTGGGCATTGATCAGCACGGCGGCATTGGAATCGAACCGGATATAGGAGCCATCGGGGCGACCCATCTCTTTCCGGGTCCGCACGACCACGGCGCGGGCCACTTCCCCTTTTTGCACTTTGCCACGGGGCATGGCGGACTTGATCGAGACGATGATCACGTCGCCGATGCGGGCATAGCGCCGTCTGGAACCGCCGAGTACCTTGATGCACTGCACTTTCTTGGCACCGGAATTGTCGGCCACATCCATAATGGTTTGTACTTGTATCATGGGACACCTGCCGCATCGTCCGGGGTGACTTTGGCTCCGGCAACCTGCTCGATCACTTTCCAGCACTTGGTCTTGCTGATCGGACGACACTCTTCGATGCGCACCACATCGCCGATTTTACAAGCATTTTCGGCATCGTGGGCGTGATATTTCTTGTTGCGTCGGACAATTTTTCCATAGAGCGGATGCCGGATTTTCCGTTCCACCTGGACCACAACGGTTTGTTGCATTTTGTCGCTGACTACTTTTCCCTGCATCACCCGCCTGGCCATGACTCTATGACTCCTGTTCCTTGCGGACCCGCGCACCAAGAACGGTCTTGATGCGGGCGATCTCTTTGCGGACCTGGCCGATCCGTGACGTTTTTTCGAGCCGCATTGTGGCTTTCTGGAAGCGGAGGTTGAACGACTCCTGGCTCAAGGTACGGAGTTTTTCTTCCAGGGCTGCGTCCGACAGGCCGCGCAAATCGGCTGCTGTTGTTGCTGTCATCACACACCTCCGCCACGCATGACGAACTTGGTTGGTATCGCCAGTTTGGCACCGGCCAGTCCCATGGCTTCACGGGCCAGATCCTCGGTCACACCTTCCATTTCATACAGGATGCGCCCGGCCTTGACGCGGGCAATCCAGAACTCCGGGTTGCCTTTGCCTTTGCCTTGCCGC belongs to Magnetococcales bacterium and includes:
- the rpsH gene encoding 30S ribosomal protein S8, which codes for MTDPISDMLTRIRNAQAIRKGMVELPFSKIKERICQILVTEGYVASVERFDGADGWPALRIKLKYHNSRPVIEKIRRCSTPGRRLYFGKDDIPRVNRGLGISILSTSKGVVSTRQAREMGVGGELICTVF
- a CDS encoding type Z 30S ribosomal protein S14, yielding MAKKSLIAKAKRKPKFKVRTYNRCQRCSRPRGYLRKFTMCRICVRQLALRGEIPGIIKASW
- the rplE gene encoding 50S ribosomal protein L5; protein product: MSSRLKDIYVSEIVPALMQEFKYTNIMQVPRLEKIVLNMGVGEAAVDKSHLQGAIDDMTAVSGQKAVMTKARKSIAGFKIREGMPIGCRVTLRRDRMYEFLDRLVNAALPRVRDFRGVSGTSFDGRGNYALGIKEQIIFPEINYDKVDAVRGMDIIIVTTARTDQEAKALLRGFRMPFRN
- the rplX gene encoding 50S ribosomal protein L24, with protein sequence MKKGNFRTNLKKGDQVVVIAGKESGKRGEILQMLPDSHAVLVTKLNMVKRHTKPAAGKEGGIIEKEAPIHISNVMIVDPDTGKGVRIGKKILEDGRKVRIACRSGDVLDS
- the rplN gene encoding 50S ribosomal protein L14, producing the protein MIQVQTIMDVADNSGAKKVQCIKVLGGSRRRYARIGDVIIVSIKSAMPRGKVQKGEVARAVVVRTRKEMGRPDGSYIRFDSNAAVLINAQGEPIGTRIFGPVTRELRSRNFMKIVSLAPEVL
- the rpsQ gene encoding 30S ribosomal protein S17; protein product: MARRVMQGKVVSDKMQQTVVVQVERKIRHPLYGKIVRRNKKYHAHDAENACKIGDVVRIEECRPISKTKCWKVIEQVAGAKVTPDDAAGVP
- the rpmC gene encoding 50S ribosomal protein L29 — its product is MTATTAADLRGLSDAALEEKLRTLSQESFNLRFQKATMRLEKTSRIGQVRKEIARIKTVLGARVRKEQES